A single region of the Methanothermobacter sp. K4 genome encodes:
- a CDS encoding glycosyltransferase family 4 protein: MRICIVTEYFPAGEELGIRGGAEACAFNEALKLSEKHEVTVLTSRTPENPDGYTSGNMDVICCGPMRSYVQAGSIVGRVSFMLSAYREGLKLEPDAVIGYNFITHPVAWMIARKTNAKALARYHDVWIGEWLKNIGFSGILGEILERYTLSRRFDRIIAVSEYTARKILERYPWQRVSVVHNMVDFRPPLAEKTPSPSIACVSRLVEYKRIGDLIRAVSVLADDFPDLKCRIIGTGPLEGELRDLASELGVADRVEFLGFVEKHEDVLRVIAESWVFCLPSVVEGFGIVVVEAMGCGTPFVASRIPPVMEASREMGGLFFEPCNWRDLADKLRTLLSDSELHGRLTEEASDVFRDYSADAIGKKLEEILREVKGCI, translated from the coding sequence ATGAGAATATGTATCGTGACAGAGTACTTTCCAGCAGGTGAGGAACTCGGCATAAGGGGCGGAGCAGAGGCCTGTGCATTCAACGAGGCCCTTAAATTATCAGAGAAACATGAAGTGACGGTCCTAACATCAAGGACACCTGAAAATCCTGATGGATACACCAGTGGAAACATGGATGTCATCTGCTGCGGCCCCATGAGGTCCTATGTGCAGGCAGGCTCCATAGTGGGGAGAGTATCATTCATGCTTTCAGCCTACAGGGAGGGCCTGAAACTTGAACCTGACGCTGTTATAGGGTACAACTTCATAACACATCCTGTGGCCTGGATGATAGCAAGGAAAACCAATGCGAAGGCCCTGGCACGTTACCATGATGTCTGGATCGGTGAATGGCTCAAAAACATTGGTTTTTCAGGAATACTCGGCGAGATACTTGAGAGATACACCCTCTCAAGGAGGTTTGACAGGATAATAGCGGTGTCAGAGTACACCGCCAGGAAGATACTTGAGAGGTACCCCTGGCAGAGGGTCTCAGTTGTCCACAACATGGTTGACTTCAGGCCGCCCCTGGCTGAGAAAACCCCCAGCCCATCCATTGCATGCGTTTCGAGGCTCGTTGAATACAAGAGAATAGGGGACCTCATAAGGGCGGTTTCAGTTCTGGCAGACGATTTTCCTGACCTGAAGTGCAGGATAATAGGTACTGGTCCACTTGAGGGGGAGCTCCGGGACCTTGCATCTGAACTTGGAGTGGCGGATAGGGTTGAATTTCTGGGGTTTGTGGAGAAACATGAGGATGTCCTGAGGGTTATAGCGGAGTCCTGGGTCTTCTGCCTTCCAAGTGTGGTGGAGGGTTTCGGTATAGTCGTTGTGGAGGCAATGGGCTGCGGGACACCCTTTGTGGCTTCACGGATACCCCCTGTAATGGAGGCAAGCAGGGAGATGGGCGGACTCTTCTTTGAACCCTGCAACTGGAGGGACCTGGCAGATAAGCTCAGAACCCTTTTATCTGACAGTGAACTCCACGGAAGACTCACAGAGGAGGCATCGGATGTTTTCAGGGATTACAGTGCAGATGCAATCGGTAAAAAACTTGAGGAGATCCTGAGAGAGGTTAAAGGTTGCATTTGA
- a CDS encoding (Fe-S)-binding protein → MVIYFRGCLARERLTVIEEATEKILEAAGLEYRVMDDETCCGSVLLRTGFLKDAERQIHRTGKMLQGKEVIVSCAGCYRTLTEDYRRMGYGIGVKHISQVILDLLNAGDIEFDKTDLRVTYHDPCHLSRHTDEKDATREILKVFTDFREMEHHGRDSRCCGAGGGLRSAHSDISARVASSRIDEAERTGADVLCTSCPFCRMNLESTSMRVMDITELLSEIIGEDEG, encoded by the coding sequence ATGGTTATCTACTTCAGGGGATGTCTTGCAAGGGAAAGACTAACAGTAATAGAAGAGGCCACAGAGAAAATTCTCGAGGCAGCAGGACTTGAATACAGGGTTATGGACGATGAAACCTGCTGTGGCTCGGTACTACTTAGAACGGGATTTCTTAAGGATGCTGAAAGGCAGATTCACAGGACAGGAAAAATGCTCCAGGGAAAGGAAGTTATCGTATCATGTGCTGGATGCTACCGGACACTCACCGAGGACTACAGGAGGATGGGCTACGGGATAGGGGTGAAACACATCTCACAGGTTATCCTTGACCTTTTAAATGCAGGTGACATTGAATTTGATAAAACCGACCTTAGGGTGACATACCATGACCCCTGTCACCTCTCAAGGCACACAGACGAGAAGGACGCCACCAGGGAGATCCTCAAGGTTTTTACAGATTTCAGGGAAATGGAACACCATGGGAGGGACTCAAGGTGCTGTGGGGCAGGGGGTGGATTGAGGTCAGCCCACAGCGACATATCAGCCAGGGTTGCATCATCACGCATAGATGAAGCTGAGAGGACGGGGGCCGATGTACTCTGCACATCCTGCCCATTCTGCCGCATGAACCTTGAATCCACCTCCATGAGGGTAATGGACATAACAGAGCTTCTATCTGAAATTATTGGGGAGGATGAAGGTTGA
- a CDS encoding LUD domain-containing protein gives MNDDEIRQMRISFSKLDERRIGLLDTPELDGLKDRVAGIRELAVEKMEELLSEAQRRFMENGVEFHLAADADEACRIIHESLDGDPVAKSKSNTLSEIGLSDYLQRKGVRVIETDLGDRILQLAGIKKPAHPVGPALHLGVSEIAEIVREKLGVDISDDPYEIMEAVREDILSKIGSCTNGVTGANSVAAHDGAAVIVHNEGNVGRLSLMDTHILVFGIDKFVHEIEDAVSVVKLETAYATGTGVPSYINVISGPSKTADIEKMLLRGMYGASRVIAVAVDNGRSSAYPEVLLCIGCGSCIVSCPVYNAVGNRFGYRGYLGGRGVVMSSFLADRETAVESGLYMCTLCGLCTEKCPVGTPTASLMERLRGECNAAGLYHRSHLRVAERIKRRGSPL, from the coding sequence TTGAATGATGATGAAATCCGTCAGATGAGGATATCCTTCAGCAAACTTGACGAAAGGCGTATAGGACTCCTGGACACTCCAGAACTTGATGGGCTGAAAGACAGGGTGGCAGGGATACGTGAGCTGGCAGTTGAAAAAATGGAGGAGCTCCTGTCAGAGGCACAGAGACGCTTCATGGAAAACGGTGTTGAATTCCATCTTGCGGCGGATGCTGATGAGGCCTGCAGGATAATTCATGAGTCACTTGATGGGGATCCTGTTGCAAAGTCCAAATCCAACACCCTCTCTGAGATAGGCCTTTCTGATTATCTCCAAAGGAAAGGCGTGAGGGTTATTGAGACAGATCTGGGGGATCGGATACTTCAGCTTGCAGGAATTAAGAAACCAGCACATCCTGTTGGACCGGCACTTCACCTGGGAGTTTCTGAAATAGCTGAGATAGTAAGGGAGAAGCTGGGGGTTGATATTTCAGATGATCCTTATGAGATAATGGAGGCGGTAAGGGAGGATATTCTCAGTAAAATCGGATCATGCACAAATGGAGTGACAGGGGCAAATTCCGTGGCAGCACATGATGGAGCGGCTGTTATAGTCCACAATGAGGGTAATGTGGGAAGGCTATCCCTCATGGACACCCATATACTGGTATTTGGAATAGATAAGTTTGTACATGAAATAGAGGATGCTGTGTCAGTTGTGAAACTCGAAACCGCCTATGCAACAGGTACAGGGGTCCCATCATACATAAATGTGATCTCGGGACCATCAAAGACAGCTGATATAGAGAAGATGCTCCTCAGGGGCATGTACGGCGCATCAAGGGTAATTGCAGTTGCAGTTGATAATGGCAGATCCTCAGCTTACCCTGAGGTTCTCCTCTGTATAGGCTGCGGGAGCTGCATAGTTAGCTGCCCGGTTTACAATGCTGTCGGGAACAGGTTCGGGTACAGGGGTTACCTTGGGGGGAGGGGCGTTGTTATGAGTTCCTTCCTTGCCGATAGAGAAACAGCGGTTGAATCAGGACTCTACATGTGCACCCTCTGCGGCCTCTGCACAGAGAAGTGCCCGGTGGGGACGCCAACAGCATCGCTCATGGAGAGGCTCAGGGGTGAGTGCAATGCCGCTGGTCTATACCACAGGTCACATCTGAGGGTGGCTGAGAGGATAAAAAGAAGGGGTTCACCACTCTGA
- a CDS encoding (5-formylfuran-3-yl)methyl phosphate synthase — protein sequence MLLLISPVNTEEALEAIEGGADIVDVKNPSEGSLGANFPWVIRRVREMTPDEMLVSATLGDVPYKPGTVALAAMGALVSGADYIKVGLYGTRNYEEAVDVMKNVVRAVKDESDAIVVAAGYADAHRVGAVDPMEIPRVAADSGADLAMLDTAVKDGKSLFDFMDMERLESFVSETRDHGLKSALAGSVGREHLKPLHDIGCDVVGIRGAACVGGDRNTGRIHRTAVRELKELIESF from the coding sequence TTGCTTCTATTGATAAGTCCAGTTAACACAGAGGAGGCACTTGAAGCCATAGAAGGCGGTGCAGACATAGTTGACGTTAAGAACCCCAGCGAGGGATCTCTTGGGGCCAACTTCCCGTGGGTTATCCGGAGGGTCAGGGAGATGACACCTGATGAGATGCTTGTGAGCGCCACCCTGGGTGATGTGCCCTACAAACCAGGGACCGTGGCGCTGGCAGCCATGGGGGCCCTCGTATCAGGGGCGGACTACATAAAGGTCGGCCTATACGGGACAAGGAACTATGAAGAGGCTGTTGATGTCATGAAGAACGTTGTGAGGGCGGTTAAGGATGAATCCGACGCAATCGTCGTTGCGGCTGGCTATGCCGACGCCCACCGTGTGGGTGCAGTGGACCCAATGGAGATACCCCGTGTCGCTGCAGATTCAGGGGCCGATCTTGCAATGCTTGACACCGCTGTAAAGGATGGTAAGTCACTGTTCGATTTCATGGACATGGAACGGCTGGAATCATTCGTCTCAGAAACCAGGGACCATGGACTGAAATCCGCCCTTGCAGGGTCCGTTGGAAGGGAGCACCTCAAACCATTACATGATATTGGATGTGATGTGGTTGGCATAAGGGGCGCCGCATGTGTGGGTGGAGACCGCAACACTGGCAGGATCCACAGGACAGCTGTGAGGGAACTCAAAGAACTGATAGAAAGCTTCTGA
- the guaB gene encoding IMP dehydrogenase, which produces MYTKKLKEAETGYTFDDFLLLPQASYVEPKDVETSGRVSRNIRLKIPIISSAMDTVTEYEMAIAMAQEGGMGVIHRNMSIKDQVEQVKKVKRSGDLTIRDVITISPDSTLREAHEIMDQEEISGLPVVEDGILIGIISRRDIEPIFNSEADRKVDQVMTRDVVTVDESVTPSEALDIAYENKVERLPVVKDGKIVGILTMKDILERKRYPNASRDSDGYLMVAAATGPFDLERAHALDDAGADILAIDSAHGHNMNLVKSAGKMKREIDADLIVGNIATREAAEDLIAQDVDGLKVGIGPGSMCTTRIIAGVGVPQLTAIAEVADVAAEYDVPVIADGGIRYSGDIAKAVAVGADCVMLGNLLAGTYEAPGDVVVMNGRKYKQYRGMGSLGAMTGGIGAGTDRYFQEPKGHMKHTKVVPEGVEGVVPYKGTVSEVLFQLIGGLRASMGYCGAADLGEMKERARLVRITSSGIKESHPHDLLITNESPNYPTLK; this is translated from the coding sequence ATGTACACGAAAAAATTGAAGGAAGCAGAAACAGGTTACACATTTGATGATTTTCTCCTTCTTCCCCAGGCATCATATGTGGAACCGAAGGATGTGGAGACATCTGGAAGGGTCTCAAGGAATATCAGACTCAAGATACCCATAATAAGCTCTGCAATGGACACCGTTACAGAGTACGAAATGGCCATCGCAATGGCCCAGGAGGGTGGGATGGGTGTTATCCACAGGAACATGAGCATCAAGGACCAGGTGGAGCAGGTCAAGAAGGTCAAGAGATCCGGGGATCTCACCATAAGGGATGTTATAACGATCTCACCGGATTCCACCCTCAGGGAGGCCCATGAGATAATGGATCAGGAGGAGATCAGCGGGCTGCCCGTGGTTGAGGATGGAATACTCATAGGTATAATAAGCCGGAGGGACATTGAGCCCATATTCAACTCCGAGGCCGACAGAAAGGTTGACCAGGTGATGACAAGGGATGTTGTCACGGTTGATGAATCGGTAACCCCATCAGAGGCCCTTGACATAGCCTACGAGAACAAGGTTGAAAGGCTCCCTGTTGTGAAGGACGGGAAGATCGTGGGTATACTCACCATGAAGGATATACTTGAGAGGAAGAGGTACCCCAATGCATCAAGGGACAGTGACGGTTACCTCATGGTTGCAGCGGCCACAGGACCATTTGACCTTGAAAGGGCCCATGCACTTGATGATGCAGGGGCAGATATACTGGCAATCGACAGCGCCCATGGACACAACATGAACCTGGTTAAGAGCGCCGGGAAAATGAAGAGGGAGATAGACGCAGACCTCATAGTGGGTAACATCGCAACAAGGGAGGCTGCAGAGGACCTCATAGCACAGGACGTTGATGGCCTTAAGGTTGGTATAGGGCCAGGTTCAATGTGCACCACAAGGATAATTGCAGGTGTGGGTGTGCCGCAGCTCACCGCAATAGCAGAGGTGGCTGATGTGGCAGCAGAGTACGATGTGCCTGTGATCGCCGATGGTGGTATAAGGTACTCAGGGGATATTGCAAAGGCAGTGGCAGTTGGGGCAGACTGTGTCATGCTGGGGAATCTACTTGCAGGTACCTATGAGGCCCCGGGGGACGTTGTTGTTATGAATGGCCGTAAGTACAAGCAGTACCGTGGCATGGGGTCCCTGGGTGCAATGACCGGCGGTATAGGTGCCGGGACAGACAGGTACTTCCAGGAGCCCAAGGGACACATGAAGCACACCAAGGTTGTCCCTGAGGGTGTTGAGGGTGTTGTCCCATATAAGGGAACGGTGAGCGAGGTCCTCTTCCAGCTCATTGGAGGTCTAAGGGCCTCCATGGGATACTGCGGTGCCGCAGATCTCGGTGAGATGAAGGAGAGGGCGAGGCTTGTGAGGATAACATCAAGCGGTATCAAGGAGAGCCATCCCCATGACCTTCTCATAACCAATGAAAGCCCCAACTACCCCACACTCAAATAA
- a CDS encoding molybdenum cofactor guanylyltransferase, with protein MKNRELNSAVVLCGGMGRRMGSDKGLLVMDGRAFIEIITDKLLNYFSEVAVVLRDSSQAGNYRHLLDSSIRILTDEVPGVGPLGGIFTALGRISGSAALFLPCDSPLVTGEFLLNMKDAFRVMGGRCDAIVPSRDGLPEPLHSIYSVKIRDHIEGLLAKNERRVRVLLDSIESCRIDAISLDPTLRSFRNFNRPEDLRI; from the coding sequence ATGAAGAACCGTGAACTGAACTCTGCTGTGGTCCTCTGCGGGGGAATGGGCAGGAGAATGGGATCAGATAAGGGCCTTCTTGTGATGGATGGAAGGGCATTCATTGAGATAATAACAGATAAACTCCTGAATTATTTCAGTGAGGTTGCTGTGGTCCTCCGTGACAGCAGCCAGGCAGGCAATTACAGGCACCTTCTTGATTCCAGTATCAGGATCCTCACAGATGAGGTGCCTGGTGTCGGTCCACTGGGGGGTATATTCACGGCCCTTGGGAGAATATCAGGTTCCGCAGCACTCTTCCTGCCCTGTGATTCTCCCCTTGTTACCGGGGAGTTCCTCCTGAATATGAAGGATGCCTTCAGGGTGATGGGGGGTAGGTGTGATGCCATTGTACCCTCAAGGGATGGCCTACCTGAGCCACTCCACTCAATCTACTCGGTAAAAATAAGGGATCACATAGAGGGTCTGCTCGCCAAAAATGAAAGGAGGGTTAGGGTTCTCCTTGACTCCATTGAATCCTGCCGCATAGACGCTATCAGTCTGGATCCAACCCTTCGGAGTTTCAGGAACTTCAACCGGCCGGAGGACCTCAGGATCTGA
- a CDS encoding pseudomurein-binding repeat-containing protein, with protein MERLTLEQYREMVNEIIEFKNLYGSLPEYALVDGKKIHKEHYIDMIERVNKFVLEMGRNPRTVDIRS; from the coding sequence ATGGAACGTTTGACCCTTGAGCAGTATAGGGAAATGGTTAATGAGATAATCGAATTCAAGAATCTGTACGGGTCTTTACCGGAATATGCCCTGGTCGATGGGAAGAAAATCCATAAAGAACACTACATCGACATGATCGAGAGGGTAAACAAGTTTGTTCTTGAGATGGGAAGGAATCCACGCACAGTTGATATCAGATCCTGA
- the cbiT gene encoding precorrin-6Y C5,15-methyltransferase (decarboxylating) subunit CbiT has translation MIPDHEFIKNPSVPGPTAMEVRCLLMCLADPRKGDTAVDVGCGTGGVTLELSRRAGRVYAIDKSPDAISTTEMNLKKHGLGDNVTLICGDAVESLSEIDAVDIAVIGGSGGKLGKILEVVTDKLRDGGRILITAILLETRCEAVKYLRDLGFDVNITELSITRGRVLERGTMMVSKNPIAVVYTETSDY, from the coding sequence TTGATACCTGACCATGAATTTATAAAGAACCCCTCTGTACCAGGCCCAACAGCCATGGAGGTGAGGTGCCTCCTTATGTGCCTTGCAGATCCCCGGAAAGGGGACACTGCAGTTGATGTGGGGTGTGGCACCGGTGGAGTGACCCTTGAACTTTCAAGGAGGGCTGGAAGGGTCTATGCAATCGATAAAAGCCCCGATGCGATTTCAACAACAGAGATGAACCTTAAGAAGCATGGACTGGGGGATAACGTCACCCTGATATGTGGTGATGCGGTGGAATCTCTCTCTGAAATTGATGCCGTGGATATAGCTGTAATCGGGGGAAGCGGCGGTAAACTGGGGAAAATACTTGAAGTGGTTACAGATAAACTTAGAGATGGTGGAAGGATCCTTATAACCGCAATACTCCTTGAGACAAGGTGCGAAGCCGTGAAGTACCTGCGAGACCTTGGATTCGATGTGAACATAACCGAGCTGAGCATAACAAGGGGCCGTGTACTTGAAAGGGGAACCATGATGGTTTCAAAGAACCCCATTGCAGTGGTTTACACAGAAACTTCAGATTACTGA
- a CDS encoding UbiX family flavin prenyltransferase, which produces MIILAMTGASGVIYGDRILRALKDAGVNVGLMITDTARDIIRYELGRDPETLEEMADECFDSDDFTSSVNSGSSSFSAMVIAPCTMKTLSAIANGYAGNALTRAADVCLKERRKLVLVPRETPLRSVHLENMLRVSREGGIILPAMPGFYHRPSSIEEIADFIAGKVLDVLGIENELFRRWSGEDMKP; this is translated from the coding sequence ATGATAATACTGGCAATGACAGGTGCAAGTGGCGTTATCTACGGGGATAGAATACTCAGGGCCCTGAAGGACGCCGGAGTGAATGTTGGACTCATGATAACCGATACCGCACGTGATATAATCCGATATGAGCTTGGAAGAGACCCTGAAACCCTGGAAGAGATGGCTGATGAGTGCTTTGATTCTGATGACTTCACATCATCAGTTAACAGTGGCTCCTCCAGTTTCAGTGCCATGGTCATAGCGCCATGCACAATGAAGACTCTATCAGCGATAGCCAACGGATATGCGGGCAATGCACTCACAAGGGCCGCTGATGTGTGCCTCAAGGAGAGGCGTAAACTCGTCCTTGTGCCAAGGGAGACTCCCCTTAGAAGCGTGCACCTTGAGAATATGCTCAGGGTCTCAAGGGAGGGGGGGATAATACTCCCTGCCATGCCCGGGTTCTACCACAGACCATCATCCATAGAGGAGATCGCCGACTTCATAGCGGGTAAGGTGCTGGACGTCCTGGGGATAGAGAATGAACTCTTCAGAAGGTGGAGCGGTGAGGACATGAAGCCTTAA
- a CDS encoding HD domain-containing protein, producing the protein MKFIRDSVHGNLKLTEFEVRVVDTPQVQRLRRIKQLGFTNLIYPGANHSRFEHSIGAMYLASRLAEHLNLGPEKKSILRLCALLHDVGHGPFSHVSEGVLERSHESLTRELIRESVLGEIISEEFDLEQVMRILRGEGVLGQAINGELDVDRMDYLLRDSHYTGVAYGIIDVERLIYNMKMENDLVLDRKGVQAAESALLARYFMYPSVYQHHTTRIVNSMFRRCLRSLISEGVLDESRIYRYDDMDLIVMCRNQEGLAGDMIQRLDNRDLLKTVDSVKLNELEDPQRVFRITDAEIRKAEKEIAEDMDLDPDYVVVNLPEYPAFDEMRTQVSVGDSIVNLSHISSLVGALKEARFNHADICVYVPRESAAAFREFSLHDYMDLPERRPAHPRQLRLTVPDYLKFR; encoded by the coding sequence ATGAAGTTCATAAGGGACAGCGTCCACGGTAACCTGAAGCTCACCGAATTTGAGGTGAGGGTGGTTGACACTCCCCAGGTTCAGCGACTCAGGAGGATAAAGCAGCTGGGATTCACAAATCTGATATACCCCGGAGCGAATCATTCAAGGTTCGAACACTCAATAGGTGCCATGTACCTGGCATCGAGGCTGGCAGAGCACCTCAACCTTGGACCTGAAAAGAAGAGTATACTGAGGCTCTGCGCCCTCCTCCATGATGTGGGTCACGGTCCATTCTCCCATGTATCTGAGGGTGTCCTTGAAAGGTCCCATGAGAGCCTCACAAGGGAACTCATAAGGGAATCGGTGCTCGGTGAGATAATATCAGAGGAGTTCGACCTTGAACAGGTTATGAGGATACTGAGGGGTGAGGGTGTCCTTGGACAGGCAATCAACGGGGAGCTTGATGTCGACAGGATGGATTACCTGCTGAGGGACTCCCACTACACAGGGGTGGCCTACGGTATAATAGACGTTGAAAGGCTGATATACAATATGAAGATGGAGAACGACCTTGTCCTTGACAGGAAGGGTGTCCAGGCCGCAGAGTCTGCCCTTCTTGCAAGGTACTTCATGTATCCCAGCGTCTACCAGCACCACACCACAAGGATCGTGAACTCCATGTTCAGGAGGTGCCTCAGGAGTCTCATATCTGAGGGGGTGCTGGATGAATCCAGGATATACAGGTATGATGACATGGACCTCATCGTAATGTGCAGAAATCAGGAGGGCCTTGCAGGAGATATGATACAGAGACTGGACAACAGGGACCTCCTCAAGACCGTGGACTCTGTGAAACTCAATGAACTCGAGGACCCCCAGAGGGTATTCAGGATCACAGATGCTGAGATAAGAAAGGCCGAGAAGGAAATTGCAGAGGACATGGACCTGGACCCGGATTATGTTGTGGTTAACCTTCCTGAGTACCCTGCATTTGATGAGATGAGGACCCAGGTTTCTGTGGGGGACTCCATCGTGAACCTGAGCCATATATCAAGTCTCGTGGGGGCGTTGAAGGAGGCGCGGTTCAACCATGCAGATATCTGTGTATACGTGCCCCGTGAATCCGCCGCAGCATTCAGGGAATTCAGCCTCCACGACTACATGGATCTCCCTGAGAGAAGACCGGCACACCCCAGGCAGCTCCGCCTCACGGTACCTGATTACCTTAAATTCAGATAA
- a CDS encoding molybdenum cofactor biosynthesis protein MoaE, which produces MMVMVTDEKEAFRMDDLLEHVKKSPYLDECGAVFTFEGIVRGVDDERTEKLILTTPDIEKAQRELEGIVEDVMGKYPVRDVAVVHYVGEFYVSETLFMVAVAGPHRGETLEALKEIIERTKYEIDFKKEEYTSSGRNVIMSGG; this is translated from the coding sequence ATGATGGTCATGGTGACAGATGAAAAGGAAGCCTTCAGAATGGATGACCTCCTGGAACATGTGAAGAAGAGCCCCTACCTCGATGAATGCGGCGCAGTATTCACATTTGAGGGCATCGTCCGTGGTGTTGATGATGAGAGGACAGAGAAGCTCATACTGACAACACCAGACATTGAAAAGGCCCAGAGGGAACTTGAGGGGATAGTTGAGGATGTGATGGGGAAGTACCCTGTGAGGGACGTGGCCGTTGTGCACTACGTGGGGGAGTTCTACGTATCAGAGACCCTCTTCATGGTGGCGGTTGCGGGACCTCACCGTGGGGAAACCCTTGAAGCCCTCAAAGAGATAATCGAGAGGACAAAGTATGAAATAGACTTCAAAAAGGAGGAGTACACCAGCAGTGGCAGGAACGTTATCATGTCAGGCGGCTAG
- a CDS encoding nicotinamide-nucleotide adenylyltransferase: MRGLLVGRMQPFHRGHLQVIKRVLGEVDELIICIGSAQLSHSLRDPFTAGERVMMLTKALSENGIPASSYYIIPVQDIECNALWVAHIKMLTPPFDRVYSGNPLVQRLFSEDGYEVTSPPLFYRDRYSGTEVRRRMLDDGDWRSLLPDSVVEVIEEINGVERIKHLAKKEVSELV; encoded by the coding sequence ATGAGGGGATTACTGGTTGGAAGGATGCAGCCATTCCACAGGGGACACCTACAGGTTATAAAGAGGGTGCTCGGGGAGGTTGATGAACTCATAATATGTATCGGGAGCGCCCAGCTGAGCCACAGCCTCAGGGACCCCTTCACCGCCGGTGAGAGGGTGATGATGCTGACAAAGGCACTCAGTGAGAACGGTATCCCCGCATCAAGCTACTACATCATACCCGTCCAGGACATAGAGTGCAACGCCCTCTGGGTTGCACATATAAAGATGCTGACACCCCCATTTGACAGGGTATACAGTGGAAACCCCCTTGTACAGCGGCTCTTCAGTGAGGACGGCTATGAGGTGACTTCACCCCCCCTGTTCTACAGGGACAGGTACTCAGGGACAGAGGTGAGGCGGAGGATGCTGGATGATGGCGACTGGCGCTCACTCCTTCCAGACTCAGTGGTTGAGGTTATAGAGGAGATAAATGGCGTTGAAAGAATAAAACACCTTGCAAAAAAGGAAGTTAGTGAACTGGTTTAG